In Haemophilus parainfluenzae, one genomic interval encodes:
- a CDS encoding sugar ABC transporter ATP-binding protein: MTNSNSSNSPYILEMRNVSKTFPGVKALDQINLRVKRGSVHALMGENGAGKSTLMKILYGIYIPDEGGELILDDKPFKPGRPIDAIRRGLTMVPQEISPAANLTIADNFYLGREITKGKFFLNQKAMNEQASAILKELGVPMDVTEKMSDVSVAKAQLVAIATAVSNDAKVIIMDEPTTALTENEVDQLYRIIETVKARGIAIIFISHKLDEVFRVSDEITVIRDGQYVDTKPTKEVTKEQLISMMVGRDMSEMFQRERFELSDEIVLEIKHFTREGKYQDINFAVRKGEIFGIAGLVGAGRSEIVEGLFGYKPADSGEIYIKGEKVVINNPLDAMKHKIGFVTEDRKLTGLFLNLSITDNMIMPKMSPYLENFLVSVARAQKTANEQKTKLKIKAPNVEVITNNLSGGNQQKVLLARWLLLEPEILILDEPTKGIDVGAKAELYKLMVELSKQGKTIIMITSDMLELLSMSDRVMVMHEGHQVGIIPHTELTQERVLELASG; this comes from the coding sequence ATGACTAATAGTAATAGCTCAAATTCTCCCTATATTTTAGAAATGAGAAATGTATCAAAAACATTTCCTGGGGTTAAGGCATTAGATCAGATCAATCTCCGGGTCAAGCGTGGAAGTGTTCACGCTCTGATGGGAGAAAATGGAGCAGGTAAATCCACATTGATGAAAATTCTATATGGAATTTATATTCCTGATGAAGGTGGAGAACTTATTCTAGATGATAAACCTTTTAAACCAGGACGTCCTATTGATGCAATTCGTCGTGGTCTAACTATGGTGCCTCAGGAAATTTCTCCTGCTGCTAACTTGACGATTGCGGATAATTTTTATTTAGGTCGGGAAATAACGAAAGGTAAATTTTTCCTTAATCAAAAAGCAATGAATGAGCAAGCCTCTGCGATTCTAAAAGAACTTGGTGTGCCGATGGATGTGACAGAAAAAATGTCAGATGTATCGGTGGCAAAAGCTCAGTTGGTTGCGATTGCGACTGCCGTTTCTAATGATGCGAAAGTGATCATTATGGATGAGCCAACAACGGCATTAACTGAAAATGAAGTAGACCAACTTTATCGCATTATTGAAACGGTCAAAGCAAGAGGTATTGCGATTATCTTCATCTCTCACAAATTAGATGAAGTCTTTAGAGTATCTGATGAGATCACGGTAATTCGCGATGGTCAATATGTGGATACGAAGCCAACCAAAGAAGTGACTAAAGAGCAACTGATTTCGATGATGGTTGGTCGCGATATGTCAGAAATGTTCCAACGTGAGCGTTTTGAGTTATCTGATGAAATTGTTTTAGAAATTAAACATTTTACTCGAGAAGGAAAATATCAAGATATTAATTTTGCTGTACGTAAAGGTGAAATCTTTGGTATCGCAGGGTTGGTTGGTGCTGGTCGTTCAGAAATAGTAGAAGGGTTATTTGGCTATAAACCGGCAGATAGTGGTGAAATTTATATTAAAGGCGAAAAAGTAGTTATTAATAATCCACTAGATGCGATGAAGCATAAAATTGGTTTTGTAACGGAAGATAGAAAATTGACTGGTCTATTTTTAAATCTGAGCATTACAGACAATATGATTATGCCGAAAATGTCGCCTTATTTAGAGAATTTTCTTGTGTCTGTTGCAAGAGCACAAAAAACGGCAAATGAACAAAAAACGAAACTCAAAATAAAAGCACCAAATGTAGAGGTAATTACTAATAATCTCTCCGGTGGTAACCAACAAAAAGTATTGCTTGCTCGTTGGTTATTACTAGAGCCTGAAATTTTGATTTTAGATGAACCAACAAAAGGGATTGACGTCGGGGCTAAGGCTGAGCTCTATAAATTGATGGTTGAGTTATCAAAACAAGGTAAAACGATCATTATGATTACGTCAGATATGTTGGAACTTTTATCAATGAGTGATCGCGTCATGGTTATGCACGAAGGGCATCAAGTTGGCATCATTCCTCATACCGAATTGACTCAAGAGCGAGTACTTGAATTGGCTTCGGGTTAG
- a CDS encoding sugar ABC transporter substrate-binding protein — MLKKVCILVISLFFAPVILAKSIVVGVSMYSLADKYPTYLQDSMDKFVTSQSNLKFKYADANGDPAKMLNDVENFIDSKVDALIIMPTDQKIVKAIGLKARKAKIPLIVVTVKPNEEDMQYVASYVGSEEIKSGEMQGEFIVNSLNGKPAKAIILLGPLGLEAQIKRTEGNKKIFAQHPEIKVVAEQEAKWDRAKGMEVAENLLSAHRDANVILSNNDEMAIGALLAAKKLGFKDEDILIVGIDATPDALAYLGNGLDATVYQSASGQGRLSAEMAYKAALGEEIPKYNWIPFELVTPEMKEQYINKYKE, encoded by the coding sequence ATGTTAAAAAAGGTATGCATTTTAGTTATTAGTCTCTTTTTTGCCCCAGTTATTTTAGCCAAGTCGATAGTAGTTGGCGTTTCAATGTATAGCCTTGCAGATAAATATCCCACTTATTTACAGGATTCCATGGATAAGTTTGTCACCTCCCAATCTAATCTTAAATTTAAATATGCCGATGCGAATGGCGATCCCGCCAAGATGTTAAATGATGTGGAAAATTTTATTGATTCGAAGGTTGATGCTTTGATCATTATGCCAACAGATCAAAAGATCGTAAAAGCCATTGGATTAAAAGCAAGAAAAGCGAAGATTCCTTTAATTGTGGTGACAGTGAAACCGAATGAAGAAGACATGCAATACGTAGCGAGCTACGTTGGTTCTGAAGAAATTAAAAGCGGTGAAATGCAAGGTGAATTTATTGTTAACTCATTGAATGGTAAACCAGCTAAAGCCATTATTTTACTTGGACCGTTGGGGTTAGAAGCTCAAATTAAACGAACAGAGGGTAATAAAAAGATCTTTGCTCAGCATCCTGAAATTAAAGTGGTCGCAGAACAAGAGGCAAAATGGGATAGAGCTAAAGGTATGGAAGTCGCAGAAAATCTGCTTTCAGCTCACCGAGATGCGAATGTTATTTTGAGTAATAATGATGAAATGGCAATAGGGGCTTTATTGGCTGCGAAGAAACTCGGCTTCAAAGATGAAGACATACTCATTGTAGGAATTGATGCAACACCAGATGCTTTAGCTTATTTAGGTAATGGATTGGATGCTACTGTTTATCAATCTGCATCAGGACAAGGACGATTGAGTGCAGAAATGGCCTACAAGGCAGCGCTTGGTGAAGAAATTCCCAAATATAACTGGATTCCTTTTGAATTGGTTACCCCAGAAATGAAGGAACAATATATCAACAAATATAAGGAGTAA